The DNA segment CTCAATGCCGACCTCAACGCGGCAAGGAACATCGCCAGCCTCGGCAACGCCTTGGTTGGCAGGCCCACCGTCAACGGGCCGATCGTAGCGACCAGTGACACGGAGCATCGAACCTCCGTCGAGGTCAGTTACAAGCCACCCATTTCAACGGGTGGTAGTTGACCTGTCCATCAGCCCACCATTAGTGAGGCTATGGTCGAACGTCTTTTGCCGCTGGAAGGACCACGCAGAACTTCGACCCCAACTCGCTCTTGCCGTGCACGCGGTCCTCTACCCATATCCTTCCGCCGAACTTGTCCGTCAGGGCCCTGCATATCGATAGGCCTAGCCCTGTACCCGGGGTGTTTGGGTCAGGCTTCAATCGCACATACTTCTGGAACAGAATCGGCTTCTTGTCGTCTGTTATGCCATTGCCGTGGTCGCATATGCAGACCTTCCAGAATGCCCTGTTGTCCTCCACTACCTTGCCGCAGTCGAGGTCTATCTCTACCTCCTCTTGAGGGTCGTACTTGACAGAGTTCGAAAGCAGGTTCACAAACAGCTCCTCGACCAGCTTGTTCGCCAGAACGAAGGATGATTCCGGGACATTCATCTTGACGCTTATGGCCTTCCCAGGGAACGAGTTCTCAAGTCCTGATACGATCTTCCTAAGTACGAGAGAAAGGTCAATCGGTACGAAGTCCTCTGAGTTCATGATGCCGATCTTCGTCAGTTTCTTGACATTCTCGATGAGCTCAGCCGTCTGTCTTATGAGACGGAGCGATTTCTCAAGGTACACCCTGTGCTCCGGCGGGATCTCCTTCAACCCTGCGATCGCCTGGATGTAGTTCAGAGTTGCGAAGTTGAAGTTATTGATGTCGTGGAACATGAGGTCGTTCAGCAGCTCGATCTCCTTGTTTGCCTCCTGAAGCTTGGAGACCAGGTTGGCGTTCGAGAGCGCCACAGACGCCTGTTGCGCGAACAGTTTTCCAGCTTCCAGATCACTGTTGGTGAACACATGTCCCTTCGGTCTGTACAGCTCCAAGACTCCCATCACGCCGTCAGGATTGACCAATGGGACGGCCAGCATTGAGTTGTGTTCCAGCGGTTCGCCGGGGATACCCACTGACCGTGGATCAGAATCAACATCGTCCATGAACTCCGCGTTCCCTGTCCTCGCAACCACTCCCACTACTCCTTCGTCCACGGTCCCTGGAGAAGCCATCACTTCGTCCGCGTAGTTGCCCACTGCATAGACCGGGTAGATCATCCTCTTGGACCAATCGACCAAGTACATGGAGAGATCCGTGTAGGCTATGACCTCTCTCAGATTGGATGCGATGGCCGCGTATATCTGCTGGGTGTTGATGGCCTTCTGAAGCTCCACCCCAGATCTCACTAGGGTTTCCTGGAGCTTGACCTTCTTCTCGAGGTGGGACATCAGGGCCATGTTGTCCACGAGTCCTGCGATCTGGTCCGCGACCGTCTGCAGTATGTCCGCGGTCTCCAAGTTGTATTCATTCTGCTTGGAGTAATAGATGTTGAGAGAACCGATGGTCTGCCCTCTGCTGGTCAACGACACGCAGAGCATTGACATGTATCTGCTGGCATCCATGATCCCCAGTTCGGTGTACGGCTTTCTCCCTGCGTCCTTGCCAACTACGATTGCGGTCCTGCCGAACTTGAGTTTTTCAACAATACTGCCTTCGAAGGGGACCGTGCCGAGAGAATTAGTGGTATTGGGCTTCTCTGGATCAGGCAATATGACATCGACATGCCTGCCGTTCTGCTCCGTGATCCCCACTGTGATCATGTCGAAGTTCATCAGTTTCTTGAGCTCGAAGCTGATGTTCGCCAGTGCGTGTCCTCTGACATCCGGGTCCGCCGCCGAGACCCTGGCGATCTTGTTCATCACATCGATCCTGAACGCCTTGTCCCTGAGCTCATGTTCAAGGCTCTTCCGAGTTGTGATATCCCGCAGCACGATGGCAATACCGATCAGCGTGCCGGTCGCATCTCTCAGCAATGAGGATGATATCGACGCGCAGACTGTGCCGCCATCCGTCTTCTTGAACTTGATTTCGTAGTCCTCGACAAGACCGCCCTGCTCGAGCAGTGAGACCATGGCTTTCCACTCGATGTTCCTCTCCACAAGGTCCTTCGCAAGGTTCTTCGTCTTGATATCGTCGGGGCTCTGTCCCAAGATCCGTGCAAAAGCGGGGTTGGAATAGACTATGTCGCCCTCTTTTGTGCAGACCACAATCCCATCTGATAGCTCTGTAAGCAACTCATCTTTGTCAATCATCGAAGCCATCTGGATTCTAACTCCCAACACGGAGCCAGCTGGACTCTGGCTAGCTCTGTTTTCGATGCCCGCGACCACTTAGCATTATCCAGTCTTAAAAGCTTTCGCTGTCTGAATCCGGGGACGACAATCGGTGTCTCCGCCAGAAGGCTCAGCCTCGTCCACTCTCAATCCTGAGAGGTCGAAACGAAGGTCACATCCTTCTAGCAGACGAAGGTTAATGTAGAGGTCAGCAAATTAACCGAGAGTCCCGTGCCCTCGACAAGACACGGCCCGGTGGCTCGGCAAGGTGGGGTAATGAGCAGCGACAAGATTCTGAAAGACCTACAGAAGTCAGTTTTGGGATATGATTCGGCGGCAGCAGTGAGCGCAGCAAGGGCGGTCATCGCGACTAAGATGGACCCCCTGTTGGCTATCGAGAAGGGCCTCGTGCCAGCTATCGAAGAAGTGGGCGAGAAGTTCGAGAAGATGGAGCTATACCTTCCAGAACTGATGCTCGCGGGCGATGCCATGCGATCCGCATTGGCATTGTTGCTGCCGCTGCTTCCAAAGGGATCGAGAGGCTACAAAGCGACTGCGGTGATTGGCACCGTCCAGGGAGACGTGCACGAGATCGGCAAGAATATCGTCGCCAGCCTCATGTTGGCAGGTGGATACAACGTCATAGACCTGGGCGTCGATGTGAAGACC comes from the Candidatus Thermoplasmatota archaeon genome and includes:
- a CDS encoding GAF domain-containing protein; its protein translation is MASMIDKDELLTELSDGIVVCTKEGDIVYSNPAFARILGQSPDDIKTKNLAKDLVERNIEWKAMVSLLEQGGLVEDYEIKFKKTDGGTVCASISSSLLRDATGTLIGIAIVLRDITTRKSLEHELRDKAFRIDVMNKIARVSAADPDVRGHALANISFELKKLMNFDMITVGITEQNGRHVDVILPDPEKPNTTNSLGTVPFEGSIVEKLKFGRTAIVVGKDAGRKPYTELGIMDASRYMSMLCVSLTSRGQTIGSLNIYYSKQNEYNLETADILQTVADQIAGLVDNMALMSHLEKKVKLQETLVRSGVELQKAINTQQIYAAIASNLREVIAYTDLSMYLVDWSKRMIYPVYAVGNYADEVMASPGTVDEGVVGVVARTGNAEFMDDVDSDPRSVGIPGEPLEHNSMLAVPLVNPDGVMGVLELYRPKGHVFTNSDLEAGKLFAQQASVALSNANLVSKLQEANKEIELLNDLMFHDINNFNFATLNYIQAIAGLKEIPPEHRVYLEKSLRLIRQTAELIENVKKLTKIGIMNSEDFVPIDLSLVLRKIVSGLENSFPGKAISVKMNVPESSFVLANKLVEELFVNLLSNSVKYDPQEEVEIDLDCGKVVEDNRAFWKVCICDHGNGITDDKKPILFQKYVRLKPDPNTPGTGLGLSICRALTDKFGGRIWVEDRVHGKSELGSKFCVVLPAAKDVRP
- a CDS encoding cobalamin-dependent protein (Presence of a B(12) (cobalamin)-binding domain implies dependence on cobalamin itself, in one of its several forms, or in some unusual lineages, dependence on a cobalamin-like analog.); amino-acid sequence: MSSDKILKDLQKSVLGYDSAAAVSAARAVIATKMDPLLAIEKGLVPAIEEVGEKFEKMELYLPELMLAGDAMRSALALLLPLLPKGSRGYKATAVIGTVQGDVHEIGKNIVASLMLAGGYNVIDLGVDVKTIAFVEEARKAGARIIGASALMSSTIGSQKDIVDYLVSSGDRKKFAVLVGGGPTTKEWAKEIGADGCGMTAVEAVKLADKFVKGR